The Christensenella timonensis DNA segment GGGAATCCGTCGCCGGAGCTGTTTCCGGAGGAAACGCTTGCGGAGATCAGTGAAGAAATTATTGCGGAAAACGGAAAGAGCGTGCTGCAATACGGCGGGACGCTGGGCGTTCCGGCGTTTATCGAGCTTCTAAAATACCGTAACGAGGATATCATGAAAGAAACGGACGATCTCGTCGTGCTTTCGGGTTCTTCGCAGGGCATTGATTTTTTTGCGCACACGATGATCGAAAAGGGAGACGTGATACTTGCGGAGTCGCCGTCCTTTTTGGGCGCGCTGCAAACGTTCCGCCTTGCGGACGCGGATATCAAGACGGTATCTATGCAGCCGGATGGGATCGACACGGCGGAGCTCGAGGAAAAGATCAAGCAATATAATCCGAAGTTTTTATATACGATCCCCACGTTCCAGAACCCCTCGGGGATCACGATGAGCGGGCAAAAGAGGCAGAAGGTATACGATACCTGCGAAAAGTACGGCGTGCTCATCTTAGAGGACGACCCATACGCGGAGCTGCGGTACAGCGGGCAGCCGCTTGAAAGTATCAAATCTTACGACCAGAGCGGCATTGTCTGCAAGCTGGCGAGCTTTTCCAAGACGATCTCGCCCGGGCTGCGCGTGGGGTATGCGATCGCGCATAAGGACATCATCGCGAAGTTCAACCTGTTAAAGCAGGGCGCGGATGTACATACCTCCAATCTGACGCAGGCGATGGTCATGGAATTTTTGAAGCGCGGGTATTATGACGGCCACGTCAAAATGCTGTGCGCCGAATATAAGAAGCAGCGCGACGCGATGTGCGGCGCGATCGACAAATATTTCCCGCAGGATGCGGTGCGCACCGACCCGGAAGGCGGGCTGTTCGTATGGGTGACCCTGCCGGAAAAGGTAAACGCGCGCGAGGTATTCGACGCATGTGTGGCGCAGAAGGTCGCGTTTGTCGTAGGGCCTCCGTTCTTTGCGGAGGGCGGCCACGAGAATACGCTGCGTATGAACTTCTCCATGCCGACAATCCCCGACATTGAAAAGGGCGTGGAGCGTATGGGGCAGATCATCAGGGAATTTGTGTAACCGTGCCAGGGCTCGCGCCTTTTGGAAAAGTATAGGAATGTTAACTGCGAAATTTTAGGAGTTTAGATAAATGGCAAACGTTTTTGACACATTACAGGAAAGAGGCTTTTTAAAGCAAACGACCCATGACGGGTTAAAAGAGATGCTCGGCAGGGAAAAGGTCAAGTTTTACGTCGGGTTTGACGCGACGGCAGACAGCCTGCACGTGGGGCATTTCGTACAGTTGATGGCTATGGCGCACATGCAGCGCGCGGGCCATGTGCCGATCGTCCTCATTGGCGGCGGTACGACGATGATCGGCGACCCGAGCGGGAAATCTGACATGCGCAAGATGATGACGCGCGAGATCATCGCGCACAACGCAGACCGTTTTCGCGAGCAGATCGGCAAGTTCCTCGATTTTTCGGACGGTAAGGCGCTGATGGTGGACAATGCCGACTGGCTTTTAGACCTCAACTATGTGGAGTTTTTGCGCGAGATCGGCACGTGTTTTTCCGTCAACAGGATGCTGACGGCGGAATGCTATAAGCAAAGGCTGGAAAAGGGACTGACGTTTTTTGAATTCAACTATATGCTGATGCAGGCATATGACTTTTTGGTATTAAGCCGTAAATACGGCTGCACGCTGGAGATGGGCGGGGACGACCAATGGAGCAATATTTTAGCGGGCGCGGACCTCATCCGCCGCAAGGAGCAAAAAGAGGCGTATGGCCTTACCATTACCCTGCTCTTAAAGAGCGACGGCAAAAAGATGGGCAAGACGGAATCGGGCGCGGTATGGCTTGATCCTGAAAAGACGTCCCCGTATGATTTTTACCAGTATTGGCGGAACGTGGCGGACGCGGACGTCAAGACGTGCCTTTCGCTGCTGACGTTTTTGCCGATGGACGAGGTGCGGAGGCTTTCGGCGTTAAAGGATCATGAGATCAATGATGCAAAAAAGATACTTGCGTTTGAGATAACAAAACAGGTGCATGGGCAGGCGGCGGCTGTAGAAGCGCAGACCGCGGCGGAAGCGCTTTTTGGAAGCGGCGGCGCCGGCGGCAGCATCCCGACGACGCAGATAAGCGCGGCGGAGCTGGCAGAGCACCCGCAGCTTTTGGACATCATGATCGCGGCGGGGCTGACGAAGTCGCGCGGGGAAGGCCGCAGGCTTATAACACAGGGCGGCGTTCTCCTGAACGGCGAAAAGGTGACGGATGAATTTGCGTCTTTGAGCGAGGCTGATTTGGCAGGCGGCGGCGCGATGATCAGGAAAGGAAAGAAAGTTTTCCATAAGATCATTTTGAAATGATATGGAGCTGAAAGGATACACATGCCTCGCGCAGCGGGTGGAACATGAGATTGTTATTAAGAAATCGCGCTTTATTTGCGCGCTGATCCCGGCGGAGGACGAGCAGCAGGCAGCTGCGGAGCTCCTGAAAGTCAAAAAGAAGCATTACAACGCAGCGCATAATTGCTCCGCAATGATTTTGAAACCGGACGCGTCGTTTGAAAAAAGCTCGGACGACGGGGAACCGCAGGGCACGGCGGGGCTGCCTATGCTGGAGGTTTTGCGGCACAGCGCCCTGACAAATATCCTGGCGGTAGTGACGCGGTATTTCGGCGGGACGCTGCTTGGCGCGGGAGGGCTCGTGCGCGCCTATTCAGCCAGCGTTTCCGAAGCGCTGGATGAGGCCAAAACGATTGAGATGATCCCGGCGGTGGAGCTTGGGTTCGTGGTAGAATATGCGGATTATTCCAAACTGCAAAGCATCGCCAGCGAATACGGCGCACAGGTCACGGCCGAATTTACGGACAAGGTAACGGCGCGCATGACGCTGCGCCGGCTTGCGTTTGAACAGGTGAAGAAAAAGGTTCAGGAAGCTTTTTTCGGTATGGATGTGATGGAGCTTTTGGGGGAAAGTTACATCAGGCAGACGGGGGATTTTAAAAAATAAATATATATATTGAAGAGGATGATGAAGATGGAAATCAAATTTTTGGAGACGGATGGACTGAAGAAAAAGCCGGAGGACGAAAGCAATCTTGGTTTCGGAACGATTTTTTCGGATTATATGTTCATTATGCGCTACACCGAAGGACAGGGGTGGCACGACGCCGAGATCAAGAAATATGAGGATTTCAAGATTTCGCCCGCGGCGACCGTATTCCATTACAGCCAGGAGGTTTTTGAGGGCCTGAAGGCTTACCGGCAGGTAAACGGGGATATTGTCCTGTTCCGTGCCAAAGATAATTTCAAGAGGATGAACAACTCCGCGAGGCGCCTGGCGATGCCGCTTTTTGATGAAGCGTTTGCGCATCAGGCGCTGCGTGAACTGGTGAAGATCGACCAGGACTGGATCCCGCACCAGAAAGGGACGGCGCTTTACATCCGCCCCAACTATATTGGGATGGATCCGTTTATCGGCGTACGCGCGGCAAGGGAATATGCATTTTATATCATGATGGGGCCGGTGGGCGCTTACTATGCAAACGGCCTCCAGCCGGTCAAAATCCTGATCGAAAAGGAATATACGCGCTCTGCCAAGGGCGGCATGGGCTTTGCAAAAACAGGCGGGAACTATGCGGCGAGCCTGATCGCGGGCGTTGAGGCGCACGGGCAGGGCTGCGACCAGGTGCTTTGGCTGGACGCGGAAGAACGTAAGTATGTGGAAGAGGTCGGCTCGATGAACATCATGTTTGTCATCGACGGCAAGCTGGTAACGCCGGAGCTCGACGGGTGTATCCTGCCGGGGATCACGCGCGACAGCGTAATGACGATCGCACGCGATATGGGGATCGAAGTAGAAGAACGCAGGGTATCCGTAGAAGAAGTGGTCGAAACGGCGAAGTCCGGGGCCATGAGCGAAGCGTTTGGCACAGGGACGGCCGCAGTCGTGAGCCCGGTGGGCGAGTTCATGTACGGCGACGAGACGGTGACCGTGGCAGGCGGAAAAATGGGCAAGCTTGCGCTTGAGTTTTATGATATACTGACAGGGATACAGTACGGCGAAATCAAGGATAAATTCGGTTGGACTGAAACGATATAAGGCGTCTGGCCTTTAAGCGGAGGTAAACAAACTTGAAGAAATTAGTATCAGTCATACTGACGATCGCGATTATACTGACCCTATGCCTTGCGCTCGGCGGCGTTGCGTCTGCCGCGGGCGTGAGCATCAAGGCGACAGTCAGTCCGGCATCCCTCGCGGGGGCAGGCAATGTGAAGCTGAACGTTGAGGTGGGCAATACATCAGGTGTGACGATATCAAATCTGCAGCTGCATTATCCGGGCAGCGGGGATACCGTTTCACTTGAGAATATGGCATCCGGCGATACGCAGACCTACAGCAACTCCCAGTGGGCGATCTCTGAAGATATGATCGGCAATGAGATGGCTTTTGAGCTGACGTTTACGGCGGAGGACGGCTCGGAAAAATCGGTGAGCACACAGCCATTCACGATCACGCGCAAGGAAAGCGTGGTGGATGTGTCGGGCGACGCGAGCGCAAGCACGGATACGATCAAGGCGGGCGACAAGGTCAAGTTTACTTTTGTGCTGCAAAACGACGGCAACGTCAAGATCACGGATTGTGCGTTGAAAGCACCGCCCATCAAGGACGGCGCGCAGATCGGCGATACCTTTTCCCTGTCCGCAGGGCAGAAACGGACGCTGGAGTGGTCGACCGTCCTAAACGACAGCACGGATGTAAAACCTTCGTTTACCTATAAGGTGAACGGCGAGACAAAAACGCTCAAGCTGGATACGATCAGCATCACCGCGGAGGGCAAGGATAAAAAAGCCGCGATGACAGTGAGCGCTACGGGCGACAACACCACAGTAAGGAGCGGGGACAAGGTCAAATTTACCATTGACGTCAAGAACAGCGGCAGCGCCGACCTGAAAAACCTGAAGGTCGTAGACCAGAACGGTAACAGCGTGTCCATGGATTCCAAAACGCTCCCGGCGGACGGAGGGTCGGCAGGAGGAACGCTGGAGGTAACGGTCACACAGGACGGGAGCTATACGTTTACCGCCACGGCGACGGACAGCGACGGCAACGAGGTCAAGGCAAGCTCGGCGGCGATACAGGTCAAGGTGGATGCGGAGGCGACCCCGACGGCCAGCGTGGACGTAAGCAACGTGATCCGCCTGGACGCGACCATCAGCACACAGGAGTTAAGCAAACCCGGCCCGGTTTCTTTTGAGTTCAAGATACATAACCTGTCGGGCGAAACCCTCACGGACGTCATCATTTCAGAGGCGACGCTGGGAGAGATCGCGAATATCGCTTCCATGCCTGAGGAAGAACAGACGGTGCCGTATACGGCGCAGGTCGATAAGACGGGAAGCTATACATTCACCTTAAAGGCAACGCTGCCGGACGGGACGACGGTAGAAACGACCACCGCCCCGGCGACGATCACGGTAAAACAGGCGGCAGGCGGGATGATGAACCTGCTCGTGCTCATGATCGTGATCATATGCGCGATCATCGGCGTGGCGATCGCCCTTGGTGTGGTGGTGCACAAAAACAAAAAGAAGAACGGCGGGAAGAATGGGAAACCGCGCCCGCAGAAGGAGCGCGGGTATGAAGAACGCCCGCAGCAGAGGAGCGAACAGCCAAGGGCGCAGCAGCGCAGGCAGCAGAGGCAGATGCCGCAGGAATCCATCGAGCCGCGGCCACAGCCGCAAAGGCAGAAGCAGCAGCGCCCGGCGAAGAAGAACGGCGGTTCCGGTTCCAGATATGGCGACAGGAACAAGTTCTGATGAAAGTACATTTAAAACGGCACGGCGGTTATCCGCTGTGCCGTTTTTGTATGGGGCAAATCCTGCTGCGGAAATCAAAAACACCGCTTCTGATGGGATTTGTCACATGTTTTCTGCTTGCTGCACTGGTAGCATATCTCGTTGTACAAAGGCTCGTCGTCAAAATAGGCTTTCAGGTTTTCCAGCGTGGTATGCGCGATGTTCTTAAGCGCCTCGTCCGTGAGGAAGGCCTGGTGCGAGGTAACGATAACGTTGGGCATGGTGATCAGGCGCGCCAGGATATCGTCCTGCATGATGGTATTGGAGAAATCCTCGAAGAAAAGGTCGCTTTCCTCCTCGTATACATCGAGGCCCGCGCCGCCCAGCTTCCCGGACTTGATCCCTTCTAAAAGCGCGTCGCTTTTGATGAGCGCGCCGCGCGACGTATTGATGAGGATCACGCCCCGCTTCATTTGCGCGATCGTTTGTTCGTCAATGACATGGTAGGTGTCTTTCGTCAGCGGGCAATGCAGGGAAATGACATCGGAATAGCGGCACAGCTGCTTTAAGGTCACATATTCCACATCCACATTCGGATTGGGAAAAGGGTCGTAGGCGACCACGCGCATGCCGAAGCCTTTGCAGATATCGATGAATACCTGCCCGATCTTGCCGGTACCGATCACGCCTGCGGTCTTGCCGTGCAGATCAAAGCCGGTCAGCCCGTTAATGCTGAAATTGAATTCGCGCGTGCGGTTGTAGGCATGGTGGATCTTGCGGTTTAAGGTCAGCAGCAGGGCCATTGCGTGCTCTGCGACCGCATACGGAGAATAGGCGGGGACGCGCAGGATATGTATTTTTCCCCATGCGGCTTTAAAATCGATGTTGTTGTAGCCCGCGGCGCGCATGGCGACCACGCGGATGCCGTTATCATATAATGCGGCGACGGTGCCTGCGTCGATGGCGTCGTTGACGAAAGCGACCACCGCGTCGCAGCCGCTGGCAAGAACGGCGGTATCCCTGTTGAGCTTGTTTTCATAATATTTGAACTCAAAACCGTACGCCTGCTTCAGTTTGTCGAACCAGACCCGGTCGTAAGGCTTCGTATCGTAAAAGGCGATCCTGATCATTGCTTTGCACTCCTTGCCATCATATCGGCGTATACCTGCTCCATGCGGTCAAGCATATAGTCCACCCGGTAGGTTTCCCCCAGCGCGCAGTAGCGGGGCGAATATTTTTCCCGTTCCTTTTCGTGGGAAAGCCACCAGTCCATTTTTTGCTGCAGGTCGTCCGCACTCCCTGCTTTAAATAAACTGTGAGGCGTGAGCGCAAACTGTTTGGTCGCCGAAAGCCTGGAATCGCTGATGACGGGGACGAGGCCGCATGAAACCGCTTCCAGGCAGGAGATCGCCTCCACATCCACGTCGGAGGCATGTACATACAGGCTGCAGGAGTTGATGAGCCGGACGAGCTTTTCTGTTGGGTAAAACGCGAACTCCGCCGTTACCCCCAATTTCCTGGCCAGGCGGCGATAACGGTTTTCCTCCGGCCCTTTTCCGGCGAATATGAGCCGGATACGCTTTTGATAACGGCTTTTGGCCGCGGCGCGGATGATCAGGTCTTGCCGTTTTTCGGGCGACAGCCTGCCGATCATCAGGACGCGGAAGTTTTCGGGGCGGGGGATATCCGGCAGCTTTTGGAAGCGATCGTCCACGCCGTTGGAAATGACATGCAGGTTTTGCCTATAACCGTGCGCCTTGAGCTCGTCGGCGATAAACTGGCTGGGACAGTGGATATCGTCAAAATAACGGTAAAACTGCCGGTGGAATTGTTTGTAGAAAATATCGGCCGCGCCTGCGAAGGGAATGACTTTGATATTGTAAATAAAATTTTCCGGCTGGATATGGAACCCGGCGATCACGGGGATGCCGCGCTCGAGCGCCATCAGCCCGGCGGCCTTTTCCAGCTTGAAGGGCTGCATCAGGTGGACGACGCCAGCCCCGTCGAGCGCGCGGCCGAGGACATCCGCCTCCGCCCTGCCAAAGGTGACGCTCTGGAGCTTTGCAACCTCGCTCACCAGCGGGATATACCGTTTTTTGACACGGTAAAAACAGGGATCATCTACATCGCCGGAGGCGACGACCCTTACCTCGTGTCCGCGCATACGCAGACGGTCAACATACCGTTTGGCGGAAATAATGATGCCGTTTGACAGTTCGTCGTACATATCTACGACAAATGTGACGACCACATAAACCCCTTCTTTTAAACCACGTTATTGATCGATGATCTGCATTTCAAATTTATCGTAAGGGAACTTATCGATAAAATCATCCTGCTTAAACATCACCTTGCGGAAAAGCCCGAGTTGTTTGGTGTGGGCGGTATGCCACATGGGAACCTCGATATCGAATTCCTTGGAAAAATGCTCAAGGCCATCGAGAAGGGCAGCGGACATATCTTCCTTGTCACTGGTGTATGTATCCGCCTTCAACACTTTTCCGTCCATTAAGATTTTTCCCCAGAGTGTGAGCATGCCGTAACCATCCTTTTGTTTATTGATAACAGATTGCGCGGGGGGAAAACATTTTTGCCTCCCGTTCCTTTTATTATAAAGGGATATGCGCCAAAAAGGAACCGCTGCCACTTGAAAAAAGTTCGATTTGCGTATAAAATGTACAACATATTATTTGTTATGGAAAAACGGAGGTACGCATTAAAATGGGAAAACCGCTGGGTTATAAAATTTTGGAAGAACACCTCGTATCCGGGGAAATGATTCCCGGAAGCGAGATATCGATCCGTATCGATTATACGCTGACACAGGATTCCACGGGAACGATGGCTTATTTGCAGTTCGAGGCAATGGGCATCGACCGTGTAAAGACGAAAAAGTCGGTGGCGTATATCGACCACAATACGCTGCAGAGCGGTTTTGAAAATGCGGATGACCACAATTATATTATGAGCGTGGCCAAAAAGCACGGGATCTACGCTTCCCGCCCGGGGAACGGGATCTGCCACCAGGTGAACCTTGAGCGCTTCGGCGTGCCGGGGGCGACGCTTTTGGGGTCTGACAGCCACACGCCCACGGGCGGCGGCATCGGTATGATCGCGATCGGCGCAGGCGGCCTTGACGTTGCCGTTGCCATGGGCGGCGGCGCGTATTACCTGAATTGCCCCAAATTTGTTAATGTGGAGCTGAAGGGCGAGCTTAGCGCGGGCGTTTCGGCCAAGGATGTGATTTTGGAAGTGCTGCGCGTCTTAAGCGTCAAGGGCGGCGTGGGCAAGATCATCGAATATACGGGCGAGGGCGTTAGCACGCTGTCCGTACCCGAACGCGCGACCATCACCAACATGGGCGCAGAGCTGGGCGCGACGACGTCCATCTTCCCCAGCGACGAGGTGACGCGCGAATTTTTGAAGGCACAGGACAGGGAAGCGGACTTTAGGCCCCTTAGCGCGGACGCGGATGCGGAATATGACGAGCATATTGTGATTGATTTAAGCTCCTTAAAGCCGATGGCGGCGATGCCGCACAGCCCTGACAACGTAAAGACGATCGAAGAAATTGGAAAAATAAAAGTCGACCAGGTATGCATCGGAAGCTGTACGAACGCTTCGTACCGCGACCTCATGCGCGTGGCGGCTATTCTCAAGGGGAAAACGGTTTCCCCGCATACGAGCCTGACGATTTCGCCCGGCTCCAAGCAGGTGATGAACATGCTGGCGAAGAACGGCGCGCTTGCCGATATGATCGACGCGGGTGCACGGATCCTTGAATGTGCCTGCGGCCCGTGCATCGGCATGGGGCAGTCCCCGGCGACGGACGCAGTATCCGTGCGTACGTTCAACCGCAATTTTTTTGGGCGCAGCGGGACAAAGAGCGCAAGCGTTTACCTCGTAAGCCCGGAAACGGCTGCCGTAACGGCTTTAAACGGGTATCTTTCAGATGCGCGCGAGCTTGCCGACCTTTCCATCCTCGACGTTGCGATGCCGGAAAAATTTGAAGTGAACGACAACATGATCGCGCCGCCCGCGGATTGCGCGTGCGATGTGGAGGTCGTGCGGGGGCCGAACATCAAGCCCTTCCCCATCAATTCGGAAATGCCGGATGAGATCGGGGCGGAAGTGATGCTTAAGATGGAAGACAATATCACGACGGACCACATCATGCCTTCCAACGCGAAGCTGTTGCCGTACCGCTCGAATATTCCGTACCTTTCGGACTTTTGTCTGGCGCCGGTGGACGAGACATTCCCCGCCCGCGCGAAGAAAGCAGGGAAATCCATCCTCGTTGCGGGCCAGAACTACGGGCAGGGCTCGTCCAGGGAACACGCGGCACTTGCGCCGCTATACCTCGGCGTGAAGGCGGTCATCGCCAAGAGTTTTGCGCGTATCCACATGGCCAACCTGATAAACAGCGGGATATTGCCGCTTGTGTTTGTCAATGAAGCGGATTATGATACTATCGACCAGGGCGATGTATTGAGGATCGCAGACGTACGCGGAAGCGTGGATGGCAAAGATGTGTTCACCGTGGAAAACGAAACCAAGGGAACGAGCTTTGAGGTACGCCTGGAGGCTTCGGAGCGCCTGCGCAAGATCCTCCTTGCGGGCGGGCTTTTGAACTATACAAAGAAAAACGCGCAGTGAAGAATTGCGGGCATAGAAGCGGGGAAGCGTACAAAACGCTCCCTGCTTTTATTGACATTTACAGCAGATTAGAATATCATTATACTGTCTAAATTTCGTCATTGTTTCGTTGGCGGGATGGACGGCAAATGATTGGAGGAAATATGAGTATACGCATCCTGGGGACAGGAAGTTACCTGCCGGAAAAAATAGTAACGAACGAGGACTTTGAAAAGATAATAGATACGTCGGACGAATGGATCACCAAGCGTACGGGCATCAAACGCCGCCATTATGTGGAAAACGGCATGTGGAACAAGGATATGTGCGTGATCGCGGCCACTATCGCAATGAAAGAGGCGGGTATTACAAAAGACGACCTCGGCGGTATCGTGGTTGCATCCGTTACCAACGAGATGGGCGTTCCTTCGGTGGCGAGCCAGATCCAGAGGGAGCTTGAGATCCCGCAGGCCATCTGCTTTGATGTGAATTCCGCGTGTACCGGCTTCATGTTCGCTTTAAAAGCGGTGGAAGGACTGCTGCGGCCGGGCGGAAAGCCGTTCCTCGTGTGCGGGAGCGAAACGCTGTCCCGTTTTATGAACATGGACGACCGTGCGAGCTGTATCCTGTTTGGGGACGGCGCGGGCGCGGTGGTCGTGGAACACGGCGACAACATGAAATATTTCGAGGTGTATTCCAAGCCGGACGTAAACGAAACGATCGTGATCAACGGTATGAATACATTAAAAGACGGTGTGCTGCAGCCTTCCTATGCAACGCTCAAGGGCAGGGAAGTGTACGTGTTCGCAACGCGCGAGGCGGAGCGGGTCATCCGCGCGGCGCTCGAAGCAACAGGCCAGGCGCCGGAGGACATCGACTGGTTCCTGATGCACCAGTCCAATTACCGTATTACGAAAACGATCGCCGGGCGGCTTAATATGCCGATGGATAAATTTTATTCCAATATCGACGACACGTCGAACACATCTGCGGCGAGCATCCCGATCGCACTCGACCAGATGAACAAGAAGGGTATGCTCAAAAGAGGAGACAGGCTTGTGATCGCCGGTTTTGGCGGCGGGCTTTCTTCCGGCTGTGCGGTCTATGATTGGTAAGAACGCTTTAAGCGTATCAAATAACAAATGATTTTCTGGGAGGAAAATAAACATGATTTATGAGAAGATTGCAGGCATTATCAGTGACAAAATGGATATTGACGTAGACGAGATCACAATGGACTCCAGCTTTGAGAGCCTGAAGATCGATTCGCTGGACATGGTTGAGATCGTTATGGACATCGAAGAAGAATTCGACGTTTCGATCGAAGAAGCGGAGAACCTGAAGAGTGTTTCTGACCTTGTAAAATTCATCGAGGACAACAAATAAGAAACACGGCGTATCCTGGTATAATTTAGAAGTTTTGAGGCTGCGGACGTTCCCGGTTTGGTGAGCGTCCGCATGCGCTATCTTTTTGGAGGAAAAAAACCTTTGGGTAAACTTGC contains these protein-coding regions:
- a CDS encoding 3-oxoacyl-ACP synthase III family protein translates to MSIRILGTGSYLPEKIVTNEDFEKIIDTSDEWITKRTGIKRRHYVENGMWNKDMCVIAATIAMKEAGITKDDLGGIVVASVTNEMGVPSVASQIQRELEIPQAICFDVNSACTGFMFALKAVEGLLRPGGKPFLVCGSETLSRFMNMDDRASCILFGDGAGAVVVEHGDNMKYFEVYSKPDVNETIVINGMNTLKDGVLQPSYATLKGREVYVFATREAERVIRAALEATGQAPEDIDWFLMHQSNYRITKTIAGRLNMPMDKFYSNIDDTSNTSAASIPIALDQMNKKGMLKRGDRLVIAGFGGGLSSGCAVYDW
- a CDS encoding acyl carrier protein, which encodes MIYEKIAGIISDKMDIDVDEITMDSSFESLKIDSLDMVEIVMDIEEEFDVSIEEAENLKSVSDLVKFIEDNK